The following coding sequences lie in one Cupriavidus sp. WKF15 genomic window:
- the trmB gene encoding tRNA (guanosine(46)-N7)-methyltransferase TrmB, which translates to MLPQDTNTEPIPAEGMQAAQSADAPPTNDPEGVAHPRRIRSFVRRAGRTSTGQQRAIDEVGPRLLVPYTSQPLDWEAAFGRKAPAILEIGFGMGETTAHIAQLRQQDNFLGCEVHEPGVGALLKLAGERGIENVRIIQHDAVEVIAHMLTDNCLDGVHIYFPDPWHKKRHNKRRLVQPPLVKLLAGRLKPGGYIHCATDWEEYAHQMVEVLSGEPALENTSTAADGFSERPEYRPTTKFERRGVRLGHGVWDVVFRKRG; encoded by the coding sequence ATGCTTCCCCAAGACACTAATACCGAACCGATCCCCGCAGAAGGCATGCAGGCCGCCCAGAGCGCTGATGCCCCGCCCACGAACGACCCCGAAGGCGTTGCCCACCCCCGCCGCATCCGTTCGTTCGTCCGGCGCGCCGGCCGCACCTCCACCGGTCAACAACGCGCCATCGACGAAGTGGGCCCGCGCCTGCTAGTGCCCTACACCTCCCAGCCGCTGGACTGGGAAGCCGCATTCGGCCGCAAGGCACCCGCGATCCTGGAAATCGGCTTCGGCATGGGCGAGACCACCGCGCATATCGCACAGTTGCGCCAGCAGGACAATTTCCTCGGCTGCGAAGTGCACGAACCTGGTGTGGGCGCGCTGCTGAAGCTCGCAGGCGAGCGTGGCATCGAAAACGTGCGCATCATCCAGCACGATGCCGTGGAGGTCATTGCCCACATGCTGACGGACAACTGCCTGGATGGCGTGCATATCTACTTCCCCGACCCGTGGCACAAGAAGCGGCACAACAAGCGCCGGCTGGTACAGCCGCCGCTGGTGAAGCTGCTGGCCGGGCGCCTGAAGCCGGGGGGCTACATCCACTGCGCCACGGATTGGGAAGAGTACGCGCACCAGATGGTGGAAGTGCTGTCCGGGGAGCCTGCCCTGGAGAATACGTCTACTGCCGCTGACGGCTTTTCGGAGCGGCCGGAATACCGACCCACTACCAAGTTCGAGCGCCGCGGTGTGCGACTCGGGCATGGCGTCTGGGATGTCGTGTTCCGCAAGCGCGGCTGA
- a CDS encoding undecaprenyl-diphosphate phosphatase: MEIALALKAVILGIVEGLTEFLPISSTGHLILAGQLLDFNDEKGKIFEIVIQFGAILAVCWEFRRRIANVLSGLTSDPKAQRFAINVIVATVPAIVLALVFGKWIKAHLFNPITVALAFIIGGVVILLAEWHDGRRGMVTGPRGNALLQAAKAGAPRIESVDDLNWRDAVKVGIAQCFALVPGTSRSGATIIGGMLFGLSRQVATEFSFFLAIPVIFGATVYELYKARSLLSADDLGIFGIGFVFAFVSAFFCVRWLLRFVATHDFKPFAWYRIAFGIIVLATAYTGMVSWHA, translated from the coding sequence ATGGAAATCGCACTTGCCCTGAAAGCCGTGATCCTCGGCATCGTCGAAGGACTGACCGAGTTTCTGCCTATTTCGAGCACCGGCCACCTGATCCTGGCCGGCCAGTTGCTCGACTTCAACGACGAGAAGGGCAAGATCTTCGAGATCGTGATCCAGTTCGGCGCGATCCTCGCGGTCTGCTGGGAGTTCCGCCGGCGCATCGCCAATGTATTGAGCGGGCTGACCTCCGACCCGAAGGCGCAGCGCTTCGCCATCAACGTTATCGTCGCCACCGTGCCGGCTATCGTGCTGGCGCTGGTGTTCGGCAAATGGATCAAGGCCCACCTGTTCAACCCGATCACGGTGGCGCTGGCGTTCATCATCGGCGGCGTCGTGATCCTGCTGGCTGAATGGCACGACGGCCGGCGCGGCATGGTGACTGGTCCGCGCGGCAACGCCTTGCTGCAGGCCGCCAAGGCCGGCGCGCCGCGCATCGAGTCGGTGGATGACCTGAACTGGCGCGATGCCGTGAAGGTCGGCATCGCGCAGTGCTTTGCACTGGTCCCGGGCACGTCGCGTTCTGGCGCCACAATCATCGGCGGGATGCTCTTCGGCCTGTCGCGCCAGGTGGCGACCGAGTTCTCGTTTTTCCTCGCCATCCCCGTGATCTTCGGGGCGACGGTGTATGAGTTGTACAAGGCCCGCTCCCTGCTATCGGCGGACGACTTGGGCATCTTCGGTATCGGCTTCGTCTTCGCCTTCGTGTCGGCCTTCTTTTGCGTGCGCTGGCTGCTGCGCTTCGTCGCCACGCATGATTTCAAGCCCTTCGCGTGGTACCGGATTGCATTCGGCATCATCGTGCTGGCTACGGCGTACACCGGGATGGTGTCCTGGCACGCTTGA
- a CDS encoding DUF1439 domain-containing protein, which produces MIRISRRRWTGAIAAAVATVWLGACGSFGNEYTFSQSQLQSALEHKFPFSKRYLELFDIQLSNPRLTLDAARNRVNLQFDAIVDNKLFFRQALAGRFALDSGLRYDAPSHSVVLQDPEVQQFDVQGLPGQFSRQINALGGIVAEQFLQGYALYTFRPDQLRLAGRDVEPGTITVLSDGINVKINRP; this is translated from the coding sequence ATGATCCGGATTTCCCGGCGGCGCTGGACTGGCGCCATCGCCGCTGCTGTTGCGACTGTCTGGCTGGGCGCCTGCGGTTCCTTCGGCAACGAATACACGTTTTCGCAAAGCCAGCTGCAATCGGCGCTGGAGCATAAATTCCCGTTCAGCAAGCGCTACCTGGAGCTGTTCGACATCCAGTTGTCCAACCCGCGCCTGACGCTCGATGCGGCACGCAATCGTGTCAACTTGCAGTTCGATGCCATCGTTGACAACAAATTGTTCTTCCGCCAGGCGCTGGCGGGCCGGTTCGCGCTGGACAGCGGGCTGCGTTATGACGCTCCCAGCCATTCGGTAGTGCTGCAGGATCCGGAAGTCCAGCAGTTCGATGTGCAGGGACTGCCCGGCCAGTTTTCGCGCCAGATCAACGCGCTGGGCGGGATTGTGGCTGAGCAGTTCCTGCAGGGCTACGCGCTGTATACCTTCAGGCCGGACCAACTGCGTCTTGCGGGACGAGATGTCGAGCCCGGTACAATCACCGTCTTGTCCGACGGTATCAACGTCAAGATTAACCGCCCCTGA
- a CDS encoding YkgJ family cysteine cluster protein, whose amino-acid sequence MSCQSHISCRDGCGACCIAPSIASPLPGMPAGKPAGVRCAQLLPDARCAVFGRPERPAFCGGLQPSAEMCGDSRESALRWLTQLEILTAPAGRDA is encoded by the coding sequence ATGAGCTGTCAGTCTCACATTTCTTGCCGCGACGGCTGCGGCGCCTGTTGCATTGCGCCCTCGATCGCATCGCCGCTACCCGGCATGCCGGCTGGAAAACCGGCTGGGGTTCGTTGCGCGCAGTTGCTGCCCGATGCGAGATGCGCGGTGTTCGGCCGGCCGGAGCGGCCGGCCTTTTGCGGCGGGCTGCAACCCTCGGCCGAAATGTGTGGCGACTCGCGTGAATCGGCGCTGCGCTGGCTCACGCAGCTTGAAATCCTGACCGCGCCTGCCGGGCGCGATGCGTAA
- a CDS encoding TetR/AcrR family transcriptional regulator, with protein sequence MAIPGKTPVIDRPASPKDAEAPRWSRRKAARPQELVAAALDLFVARGYAATRLEDVAAAAGVSKGTVYLYFANKEELFKTVVRENLVPALARGTDLVDRFEGSTPELLRELLRGWWGLIGATPVAGLTKLIMAESGNFPDIARFYQEEVMVPGDELFARVLARGVERGEFRALPANPATTLVCAPLVFLMLWQRAFGLYAHKEINPDAYLDNLLEMLLFGLTTGEARDRPLPPKSGPYVWEKIRDEMQAQQLAQGAGEPDTTAATGAAQQDET encoded by the coding sequence ATGGCAATACCTGGCAAGACCCCCGTGATCGACCGCCCCGCCTCCCCCAAAGACGCCGAAGCCCCGCGTTGGAGCCGGCGCAAGGCCGCCCGCCCGCAGGAACTGGTCGCTGCCGCGCTCGACTTGTTCGTGGCGCGCGGCTATGCCGCCACGCGACTGGAAGACGTGGCTGCGGCCGCGGGCGTCTCCAAGGGGACGGTGTACCTCTACTTCGCCAACAAGGAAGAGCTGTTCAAGACCGTGGTGCGCGAGAACCTGGTACCGGCCCTGGCGCGCGGCACGGACCTGGTCGACCGCTTCGAGGGCTCGACCCCGGAGTTGCTGCGCGAGCTGCTGCGCGGCTGGTGGGGACTGATCGGCGCCACGCCGGTGGCGGGACTGACCAAGCTGATCATGGCGGAGTCGGGCAACTTCCCGGACATCGCGCGCTTCTACCAGGAAGAAGTAATGGTGCCCGGCGACGAGTTGTTCGCGCGCGTGCTGGCGCGCGGCGTCGAGCGCGGCGAGTTCCGGGCCCTGCCCGCGAATCCGGCCACCACGCTGGTCTGTGCGCCGCTGGTGTTCCTGATGCTCTGGCAGCGTGCGTTCGGCCTCTACGCGCACAAGGAAATCAACCCGGATGCCTACCTCGACAACCTGCTCGAAATGCTGCTGTTCGGCCTGACGACCGGCGAGGCGCGCGACCGCCCGCTGCCGCCGAAGTCCGGACCCTACGTCTGGGAAAAGATCCGCGACGAGATGCAGGCCCAGCAGCTGGCGCAGGGCGCCGGCGAGCCGGACACGACGGCAGCCACAGGCGCCGCACAACAAGACGAGACATGA
- a CDS encoding efflux RND transporter periplasmic adaptor subunit, which yields MKRNTKILIAVLGAVAVLSATAAVRKASSTRRAQASAQAAAPSVVEFLQSDLVLAGTHDLQVALPLSGSLRALNQASVKAKVSGEVQQVLVREGEAVRAGQVIVRIDPTEYEAKVAQARGQMLAARGQFENSRQTWERNRELVGKGFISKTAFDNYQSNLDVARANLDAAQGGLAVAQKALNDTVVKAPLDGMVAARAVQPGEKVSPDTRLIDLVDLRVLELEAPVPMADVARASVGQSVRLNVEGAGQFAGALVRINPAVSQGTRSIMVYVRVQNGEGRLRAGMFARGALVLGERSGVVSVPASAVRSDGERAFVYVIENGMLAERAVQTGVRDEGSGMVEIISGLAAGAEIVRNNLGTLRSGSQVRRVKDLRPEA from the coding sequence ATGAAGCGAAACACGAAGATCCTGATTGCCGTACTGGGCGCGGTGGCTGTGCTCAGCGCCACCGCCGCGGTACGCAAGGCCAGCAGCACGCGCCGGGCGCAGGCGTCGGCGCAGGCCGCTGCGCCTTCCGTGGTGGAGTTCCTGCAGTCCGATCTGGTGCTGGCTGGCACGCATGACCTGCAGGTCGCGCTGCCCCTGTCGGGCAGCCTGCGCGCGCTGAACCAGGCCTCGGTCAAGGCCAAGGTCTCGGGCGAGGTGCAGCAGGTGCTCGTACGCGAAGGCGAGGCCGTGCGCGCGGGACAGGTCATCGTGCGCATCGACCCGACCGAGTACGAGGCCAAGGTCGCGCAGGCACGCGGCCAGATGCTGGCGGCACGCGGCCAGTTCGAGAACTCGCGCCAGACCTGGGAGCGCAACCGCGAGCTGGTCGGCAAGGGCTTTATCTCGAAGACCGCGTTCGACAACTACCAGTCCAACCTCGATGTGGCGCGCGCCAACCTCGATGCCGCCCAGGGCGGGCTGGCCGTGGCGCAGAAGGCATTGAACGATACCGTGGTCAAGGCCCCGCTCGACGGCATGGTCGCCGCGCGCGCGGTGCAGCCCGGGGAAAAAGTATCGCCCGACACACGCCTGATCGACCTGGTCGACCTGCGCGTGCTGGAACTGGAAGCGCCCGTGCCGATGGCTGACGTGGCGCGCGCCTCGGTGGGCCAGTCGGTGCGGCTGAATGTGGAAGGCGCGGGGCAATTCGCTGGCGCGCTCGTGCGCATCAATCCCGCTGTCAGCCAGGGCACGCGCAGCATCATGGTCTATGTGCGCGTGCAGAACGGCGAGGGCAGGCTGCGCGCCGGCATGTTCGCGCGCGGCGCGCTGGTGCTCGGCGAGCGCAGCGGCGTGGTGTCCGTGCCGGCCTCGGCCGTGCGCAGCGACGGCGAACGCGCCTTTGTCTACGTGATCGAGAACGGCATGCTGGCCGAGCGCGCCGTGCAGACCGGCGTGCGCGACGAAGGCAGCGGCATGGTCGAGATCATCTCGGGGCTGGCCGCCGGAGCCGAGATCGTGCGCAACAACCTGGGCACGCTGCGCAGCGGCAGCCAGGTGCGCCGCGTGAAGGACCTGAGGCCTGAGGCCTGA
- a CDS encoding efflux RND transporter permease subunit: MWFTRLSIQNPVLATMMMLAFIVVGLFSYQRLPVDQFPDITFPVVVVQTEYPGAAPESVESDVTRKVEEIVNTISGIDEIFSHSYQGTSVVVVKFDLSVDVGQAAQDVRDKLALIRPQLRDEVKEPRVLRYDPTDAPIFYLSVSNAPGAQRSQRELTTIADQIVRKRLETVRGVGAINIVGGTKREVEIRIRPAQLEALGIGIDQVMNAIRSENQELPAGELRSSATETVVQVKGRVATPDAFRRIIVARRAGQPVTLGEIADVRDGQEEQESLALLDGKRALFLSVVKAQGQNTVDTVDGLVRMADEVRKLVPAGVQLTVVNDTARGIRSSVKEVRSTLLEGALLTVAIVFLFLGSWRSTVITGLTLPIALIGTFGVMYLCGFTLNVITLMALSLCVGLLIDDAIVVRENIVRHNLMGKDHRTSALDGTAEIGLAVLATTFSIVAVFLPVGFMGGIIGRFFHQFGITVVAAVLISMFVSFTLDPMLSSVWHDPDLHGTGNKTSWYGRTVGRLLDWFSARMDALGHGYAGMLGWALRHRLATTLIAIVTFFGSFALVPLIGTEFVPAADLGETQVGFTTPVGTSIEVTEAKVRQVEAALKSFPEVAYTYATINSGNTSGRNNALVSVRLVDRRARKLSTVQLNPKIRERLGGIAGITLTMVGMPDGAGGQKAIQVSIQGDDLNELRRLSQEASRRMLAIRGLADLDSSMKDDRPTIEVRIRRELASDLGVGVAQIGNALRPLLAGDAISSWRAPDDQNYDVRVRLPRDARTGLADLNALMIASSQTNPDGTPKMVPLRQVADLVPTTGANQISRRDLNREVELTANTAGRSAGEVARDVKAALDGMTWPAGYKYRFGGSTKSMNESFGYAVSALALAVIFIYMILASQFASFFQPIAIMTSLPLTLIGVFAALLLFRSTLNMFSIIGFIMLMGLVTKNAILLVDFANQARRGHVDGADGQAPLSREAALVEAARVRLRPILMTTLAMIFGMVPLAFSLGEGAEQRAPMGQTVIGGIITSSILTLVVVPVIYTYLDDFATWLRRRWQGKAAVAATSPAGADAEAVAQHRSAE, from the coding sequence ATGTGGTTCACCCGCCTGTCGATCCAGAACCCCGTGCTGGCCACCATGATGATGCTGGCCTTCATCGTGGTGGGCCTGTTCTCCTACCAGCGCCTGCCGGTGGACCAGTTCCCCGACATCACCTTCCCGGTGGTGGTGGTGCAGACCGAATACCCGGGCGCCGCGCCGGAATCGGTCGAGTCCGACGTCACGCGCAAGGTCGAGGAGATCGTCAACACGATCTCGGGCATTGACGAGATCTTCTCGCATTCCTACCAGGGCACCTCCGTGGTCGTGGTCAAATTCGACCTGAGCGTCGACGTCGGCCAGGCCGCGCAGGACGTGCGCGACAAGCTGGCGCTGATCCGCCCGCAGCTTCGCGACGAAGTCAAAGAGCCGCGCGTGCTGCGCTACGACCCGACCGACGCGCCGATCTTCTATCTCTCCGTCTCGAACGCGCCCGGTGCGCAGCGCAGCCAGCGCGAGCTGACCACCATTGCCGACCAGATCGTGCGCAAGCGGCTCGAGACCGTGCGCGGCGTGGGCGCGATCAATATCGTCGGCGGCACCAAGCGCGAGGTCGAGATCCGCATCCGCCCGGCGCAGCTCGAAGCGCTCGGCATCGGCATCGACCAGGTCATGAACGCGATCCGCAGCGAGAACCAGGAGCTGCCGGCCGGAGAACTGCGCTCGTCCGCGACCGAGACCGTGGTGCAGGTCAAGGGCCGCGTGGCCACGCCCGATGCCTTCCGCCGCATCATCGTCGCGCGCCGCGCGGGCCAGCCGGTCACGCTCGGCGAGATCGCCGACGTGCGCGACGGCCAGGAAGAGCAGGAGAGCCTGGCGCTGCTCGACGGCAAGCGCGCCCTCTTCCTATCCGTGGTCAAGGCGCAGGGCCAGAATACGGTGGATACCGTCGACGGCCTGGTGCGCATGGCCGATGAAGTTCGCAAGCTGGTGCCCGCGGGCGTGCAGCTCACCGTGGTCAACGACACCGCGCGCGGCATCCGCAGCAGCGTGAAGGAGGTGCGCTCCACGCTGCTCGAAGGCGCGCTGCTGACCGTGGCGATCGTCTTCCTGTTCCTGGGCTCGTGGCGCAGCACGGTGATCACGGGCCTGACGCTGCCGATCGCGCTGATCGGCACCTTCGGCGTGATGTACCTGTGCGGCTTCACACTCAACGTGATCACGCTGATGGCGCTGTCGCTGTGCGTGGGCCTGCTGATCGACGATGCCATCGTGGTGCGCGAGAACATCGTGCGCCACAACCTGATGGGCAAGGATCACCGCACCTCGGCACTGGACGGCACCGCCGAGATCGGCCTCGCGGTGCTGGCCACGACGTTCTCGATCGTCGCGGTGTTCCTGCCGGTGGGTTTCATGGGCGGCATCATCGGGCGCTTCTTCCACCAGTTCGGCATCACCGTGGTGGCGGCCGTGCTGATCTCGATGTTCGTGTCGTTCACGCTGGACCCGATGCTGTCCTCGGTCTGGCACGACCCCGACCTGCACGGCACCGGCAACAAGACCAGCTGGTACGGCCGCACCGTGGGCCGGCTGCTGGACTGGTTCTCCGCGCGCATGGATGCCCTGGGCCATGGCTATGCCGGCATGCTGGGCTGGGCGCTCAGGCACCGGCTGGCCACCACGCTGATCGCGATCGTCACGTTCTTCGGCAGCTTTGCGCTGGTGCCGCTGATCGGCACGGAATTCGTGCCCGCCGCCGACCTTGGCGAGACACAGGTCGGCTTCACCACGCCGGTCGGCACGTCGATCGAGGTCACCGAGGCCAAGGTGCGCCAGGTCGAAGCCGCGCTCAAGTCTTTCCCCGAGGTTGCCTATACCTACGCGACGATCAATTCCGGCAATACGTCCGGGCGCAACAACGCGCTGGTGTCGGTGCGGCTGGTCGATCGCCGCGCGCGCAAGCTGTCCACCGTGCAGCTCAACCCGAAGATCCGGGAGCGCCTGGGCGGCATTGCCGGCATCACGCTGACCATGGTCGGCATGCCCGACGGCGCGGGCGGCCAGAAGGCGATCCAGGTGTCGATCCAGGGCGATGACCTGAACGAGCTGCGGCGGCTGTCGCAGGAGGCCAGCCGCCGCATGCTGGCCATTCGCGGCCTGGCGGACCTGGATTCGAGCATGAAGGACGACCGCCCCACCATCGAGGTGCGCATCCGCCGCGAGCTGGCCTCCGACCTGGGCGTGGGCGTCGCGCAGATCGGCAATGCGCTGCGGCCGCTGCTCGCGGGCGATGCCATCAGTTCGTGGCGCGCGCCCGATGACCAGAACTACGACGTGCGCGTGCGGCTGCCGCGCGATGCGCGCACAGGGCTGGCGGACCTCAATGCGCTGATGATCGCCAGCAGCCAGACCAACCCCGACGGCACGCCGAAGATGGTGCCGCTGCGGCAGGTGGCCGACCTGGTGCCGACCACGGGCGCCAACCAGATCAGCCGCCGCGACCTGAACCGCGAGGTCGAGCTGACTGCCAACACCGCCGGACGTTCCGCGGGCGAGGTGGCGCGCGACGTCAAGGCAGCGCTCGACGGCATGACCTGGCCGGCCGGCTACAAGTACCGCTTTGGCGGCTCCACCAAGTCGATGAACGAGTCCTTCGGCTATGCAGTCTCGGCGCTGGCACTGGCGGTGATCTTCATCTACATGATCCTGGCCTCGCAGTTCGCCAGCTTCTTCCAGCCGATCGCCATCATGACCTCGCTGCCGCTCACGCTGATCGGCGTATTCGCGGCGCTGCTGCTGTTCCGCTCGACGCTGAACATGTTCTCGATCATCGGCTTCATCATGCTGATGGGGCTGGTCACCAAGAACGCGATCCTGCTGGTGGACTTTGCCAACCAGGCCCGGCGCGGGCATGTGGACGGCGCCGACGGCCAGGCGCCGCTCTCGCGCGAAGCCGCCCTGGTCGAGGCCGCGCGCGTGCGCCTGCGCCCGATCCTGATGACCACGCTGGCCATGATCTTCGGCATGGTGCCGCTGGCCTTCAGCCTCGGCGAAGGCGCCGAGCAGCGCGCGCCGATGGGCCAGACGGTGATCGGCGGCATCATCACGTCGTCGATCCTGACGCTCGTGGTGGTACCTGTGATTTATACGTACCTTGATGATTTCGCGACGTGGCTGCGGCGGCGCTGGCAAGGCAAGGCGGCCGTGGCGGCCACTTCGCCCGCCGGGGCCGACGCGGAGGCCGTGGCACAACATCGGAGCGCCGAATGA
- a CDS encoding protein-L-isoaspartate O-methyltransferase, with translation MDLEKARFNMIEQQIRPWDVLDQEILDLLAVVKREEFVPAAYKGLAFVDMEIPLPGGQNMLPPRVEARILQELVVRKHENVLEIGAGSGYMAALLANRARHVLTVDIMPELVTLARQNLAGAGVTNVDVAEGNAADGWTAAAPYDVICISGSLPAIPQSILSQVKVGGRIAAFVGTLPVMEARLITRLSETEYQVLNLFETAVKPLVGAAQPSQFRF, from the coding sequence ATGGATCTCGAAAAAGCCCGATTCAACATGATCGAACAGCAAATCCGCCCGTGGGATGTGCTGGACCAGGAAATCCTGGACCTGCTGGCGGTGGTCAAGCGCGAGGAATTCGTTCCCGCGGCCTACAAGGGCCTGGCCTTTGTCGACATGGAGATTCCGCTGCCGGGCGGCCAGAACATGCTGCCCCCGCGCGTGGAAGCCCGCATCCTGCAGGAACTGGTCGTGCGCAAGCATGAGAACGTGCTCGAAATCGGCGCCGGCTCCGGCTACATGGCCGCGCTGCTGGCCAACCGCGCGCGCCATGTGCTGACCGTGGATATCATGCCGGAACTCGTGACCCTGGCCCGCCAGAACCTGGCCGGCGCCGGCGTCACCAATGTCGACGTGGCCGAAGGCAACGCCGCCGACGGCTGGACCGCCGCCGCGCCGTACGACGTGATCTGCATCTCCGGCTCGCTGCCGGCCATCCCGCAGTCGATCCTGTCGCAGGTCAAGGTGGGCGGCCGTATCGCGGCCTTCGTCGGCACGCTGCCGGTGATGGAAGCGCGCCTGATCACGCGCCTGTCGGAAACCGAATACCAGGTGCTGAACCTGTTCGAGACCGCGGTCAAGCCGCTGGTCGGCGCGGCCCAGCCGTCGCAGTTCCGTTTCTGA
- a CDS encoding rhodanese-like domain-containing protein, with protein MQVIQAAELAQWLADASRARPVLLDVREPWEVQTCAMPGITHIPMRDIPARAAELDEDADIVCICHHGMRSMQVAAYLERQGYAKVYNLTGGVDAWASEVDPAMPKY; from the coding sequence ATGCAGGTCATTCAAGCTGCCGAACTGGCCCAGTGGCTGGCGGATGCCAGCCGCGCCAGGCCGGTCCTGCTCGATGTGCGTGAGCCCTGGGAGGTGCAGACCTGCGCCATGCCGGGCATCACCCATATCCCGATGCGCGACATTCCGGCGCGCGCTGCCGAACTCGACGAAGACGCGGACATCGTCTGCATCTGCCACCACGGCATGCGCAGCATGCAGGTAGCCGCGTATCTCGAACGCCAAGGCTATGCCAAGGTCTACAACCTCACCGGCGGCGTCGACGCCTGGGCGAGCGAAGTGGACCCGGCCATGCCGAAGTACTGA
- a CDS encoding TolC family outer membrane protein: MTFAPFAVSGKTRLAIALSLYALLQMPATAADLLQVYRDAQSNDAQFASARSQLLATREKLPQGRAGLLPLVTGTAGANRTRLDQTAALAPGLPTASGVRFFDNNSWALQLSQPLFRWDRWETYKQGELVAMAGEVTFQQAQLDLITRSSQAYFDVLTAQDNLYLAGAQKKAIGEQLAQAKRNFEVGTATITDANDAQARYDLATSTEIAAQSALEVARANLQQITGKPVDELLGLRPEAELPAPIPADANAWAAQAEASNLQVGLANYNLETAQRETNKARAAHLPSVDLVASYGFTNQTGSATQTISTHYNASQIGVQLSMPIFAGGQIQSRVRETLALADKAASDLEFARRTAAQGARQSYSGVSNGLAQVKALEAAERSAQSAVESNQLGYEVGVRINIDVLNAEAQLFQTRANLAKARYDTIMNGLRLKASTGALKEDDIVQINTLLTSAPGAMYQLPQKAKVGAVATPAPAASARGGGRREALASGTPRS; the protein is encoded by the coding sequence ATGACGTTTGCGCCTTTCGCCGTGTCCGGCAAGACGCGGCTGGCTATAGCGCTGTCCTTGTATGCGCTGCTGCAAATGCCGGCCACGGCTGCCGACCTGCTGCAGGTCTACCGCGACGCCCAGTCCAATGACGCCCAGTTCGCCAGCGCGCGATCCCAGTTGCTGGCCACGCGCGAGAAGCTGCCGCAGGGCCGCGCCGGGCTGCTGCCGCTGGTCACCGGCACGGCAGGCGCCAACCGCACCAGGCTGGACCAGACTGCGGCGCTGGCGCCGGGTCTGCCCACTGCCTCGGGGGTACGCTTCTTCGACAACAACAGCTGGGCCCTGCAGCTGAGCCAGCCGCTGTTCCGCTGGGACCGCTGGGAAACCTACAAGCAGGGCGAGCTGGTCGCGATGGCGGGCGAAGTCACGTTCCAGCAGGCGCAGCTCGACCTGATCACCCGGTCCTCGCAGGCTTACTTCGACGTGCTCACGGCCCAGGACAACCTCTATCTGGCCGGCGCGCAGAAGAAGGCCATCGGCGAGCAGCTCGCCCAGGCCAAGCGCAATTTCGAGGTGGGCACCGCCACCATCACCGACGCCAACGACGCCCAGGCCCGCTACGACCTGGCCACCTCGACCGAGATCGCCGCGCAGAGCGCGCTGGAAGTCGCCCGCGCCAACCTGCAGCAGATCACCGGCAAGCCCGTCGACGAACTGCTCGGGCTGCGGCCGGAGGCCGAGCTGCCCGCGCCGATCCCGGCCGACGCCAACGCCTGGGCGGCGCAGGCCGAGGCCAGCAACCTGCAGGTGGGCCTGGCCAACTACAACCTGGAAACCGCGCAGCGCGAAACCAACAAGGCGCGCGCCGCACACCTGCCGTCCGTGGACCTGGTGGCTTCCTACGGCTTCACCAACCAGACCGGCAGCGCCACGCAGACGATCTCCACGCACTACAACGCCTCGCAGATCGGCGTGCAGCTGAGCATGCCGATCTTCGCGGGCGGCCAGATCCAGTCGCGCGTGCGTGAAACGCTGGCGCTGGCCGACAAGGCCGCCAGCGACCTCGAATTCGCGCGCCGCACTGCCGCGCAGGGCGCGCGCCAGAGCTATTCGGGCGTCTCCAACGGCCTGGCGCAGGTCAAGGCGCTGGAAGCTGCGGAGCGTTCGGCCCAGAGCGCGGTGGAATCGAACCAGCTCGGTTACGAGGTTGGCGTGCGCATCAACATCGATGTGCTCAATGCCGAGGCGCAGCTGTTCCAGACTCGCGCCAACCTGGCCAAGGCGCGCTATGACACGATCATGAACGGCCTGCGGCTGAAGGCATCGACGGGCGCGCTGAAGGAAGACGATATCGTCCAGATCAACACGCTGCTGACGTCGGCACCGGGGGCCATGTACCAGTTGCCGCAAAAGGCCAAGGTCGGTGCGGTGGCGACGCCCGCGCCCGCGGCGTCTGCTCGCGGCGGCGGCCGGCGTGAAGCGCTGGCAAGCGGCACGCCCCGCTCCTGA